Below is a window of Campylobacter canadensis DNA.
TATGGTTTTTGAGTTTATAAATTTGTTATCATCAAGTTCAATTGTATTTATTTGATTATGGTAACCAAACTTCCAAGCAAAGTGGTCTTTTACTCTTATGCTATTTGCGTTATCTTCTTTAAACTTAATTAATAAATCCTTATTATCTTTTATGAAAAATATTTCATCCGCTTTTAAATCTTGTAATTTTAAAGCATCCTCTCCACCATCATCATATATTAAATCATTTCCATCGCCTTTTTTATAAACATATATATCATTTCCAAATCCACCATATAGCTTATCATCTCCTTTACCACCTATTAAGGTATCATTTCCTAATTTACTTGATATAACATCGTTTTTATTACTTCCTATTATTACATCATCTTTATAAGATGTGCTTATATTGCTTGCGTTGTCTTGATGAGCTACTACAAATGTTGATGTAGCAAAATTTAAAAAAGTAAAATCTTTTTCTTTTAAAAATACTATTTCATCTTTATTTGTTTGCATACTAGCACTTCTTTTAATAGCTAGTTCATCTAATGTAACATCACTAAAGCTTATACTACTAATTTTACTTTCATTATTGGTATTATAAAAATCTTTTATTGTTACGCTATTATCTTTATTAAGAATGATTTTTAAGTTGTTAAAGTCTTTTTTAAATCTTACATCTTTATAACTTAGATTTTTAAAAATGATTTTATTATTATCAATATTATTTAAATTGCTTTCTATTATTGTATCATTACCAAAATTATTTCCTATAAATGTATAAGTATCACTTCCTGCTTTACCTATTAATGTATCATCTCCACCAAAGCCATTAAGATTATTATCCTTATCATTACCTTCTATTACATCATTACTTGAGGTTCCTATATTGCTTAATTCAAATAAAGCATCACTAAGTTCTTCGCTTGAATTTGAAGTAAAATACATTCCATTAGTGCTAATAGCTAATTCTTTAAAATGCTCAAACTCATCACGAATAGCAATAAAATTAATTTTTACTGAAGTATCTTCGTATTTATTAGTATTATTAATACTTCTAAAGCCTACTGAAAGGTTTTTAGCCATTCTTTGTACTTCATCTCTTCTATGATTGTCATCTCCGCTCTCATCTGTCATTACATATACTTCTTTGCTTAGATGATTGTTTGGACTAAAATTACTCATTCCTTCTAAGATAGCTGCCATTGTGTATTCTGTGCCGCCATATTGCAAATTAACACTATTTATTCCGCTTAAGAAGCTTTGATAATTTGTATATGTTCCTATTGTTTTTATATCATTATCATTATAAGTAACTATTGATATTTTAGAATAAAAATTTTCTTTAAAAATATTACTAGCAATAATCTTTGCATTTGCTTTGCAGGTTGCTATATCATCTCCCATAGAACCTGTTGTATCTATTATTATAGCTACTTCTTTACCAGGCTTATCTTTTAAATTAATGTTTAAAAAACCATCTTCATTTTTATTAAAATTACTTATAGTTATACTGCTGTTATCTTTTCTTACTATTAAATCATTATTGTCTTTAAGCTCATATGTAATACTTGTATCTTTTGCATCTACATATGCTTTTTTATCTTCATCATAAGAGCCACCTTCTAATGTAGAGCCATTAAAGATAATTTTACCTTTGCCGTCTTTATCATCTATTCTAACCTTACCACTACGAATATAATAAATATCATTACCACTTATATCGCTAATACTATGTT
It encodes the following:
- a CDS encoding VWA domain-containing protein, whose product is MNANEKQIKLTGLHYTDNYNKKLYEFIKNNEGKELKVYVDSELRPAIGIGYDFITHKSEWKEDLKNVGVVVSIEDEKRINEIISYVLNIKADNTLNSEVMEEKINDKLKNYNKVSTLKFTEEQATKLFEQLLPKYERMLIKKNKNSELGISKESFERLKNSKELIALVDLVYNGGPEIIGPSLSKAIEEGDRAKAWFEIRYNSNGGSSRETGGYGIAQRRVRTSNLFGLYPDGNIDEEYHMQVVRMYADSKNKIIKEETSKEKSSKKSSFTIKDAYQGENSFKSQISTTIKHFTNEDIISGDIVLLDNTHNELGKNTKLDKNDLIIIDGGEHSISDISGNDIYYIRSGKVRIDDKDGKGKIIFNGSTLEGGSYDEDKKAYVDAKDTSITYELKDNNDLIVRKDNSSITISNFNKNEDGFLNINLKDKPGKEVAIIIDTTGSMGDDIATCKANAKIIASNIFKENFYSKISIVTYNDNDIKTIGTYTNYQSFLSGINSVNLQYGGTEYTMAAILEGMSNFSPNNHLSKEVYVMTDESGDDNHRRDEVQRMAKNLSVGFRSINNTNKYEDTSVKINFIAIRDEFEHFKELAISTNGMYFTSNSSEELSDALFELSNIGTSSNDVIEGNDKDNNLNGFGGDDTLIGKAGSDTYTFIGNNFGNDTIIESNLNNIDNNKIIFKNLSYKDVRFKKDFNNLKIILNKDNSVTIKDFYNTNNESKISSISFSDVTLDELAIKRSASMQTNKDEIVFLKEKDFTFLNFATSTFVVAHQDNASNISTSYKDDVIIGSNKNDVISSKLGNDTLIGGKGDDKLYGGFGNDIYVYKKGDGNDLIYDDGGEDALKLQDLKADEIFFIKDNKDLLIKFKEDNANSIRVKDHFAWKFGYHNQINTIELDDNKFINSKTIDKLIEQTNAFAKDNGINMQNINNINDERLNQIYMNAWN